From Sphingobacterium bambusae:
TGTTCATCGCTTCGGCGACGGGCGATTTTGATGTCACGGATATCGTCATAAAGTTGATTCTTCAAGTCTTGTTACCTGTCATCATCGGTATTGCCCTAAACGCGCGTTTTGGAGCCACGGCCGAGAAATATAAGAAACAGCTCAAAATGTTCGATCAGGCAGTTATCCTCACCATCATTTATACTTCATTTTGTAAGTCATTTTCCGAACACCTTTTTGAAGGTTTCACCGCCCTTGAACTTGCCGGGCTCGCCATGGGAATGATGGTTTTGTTTTTTGCCGTATTCCTTTGTATCGGCCTACTCAGTCGCTTGTTTGGCTTCTCAGATGAAGACCGTATTACCGTCTTATTCTGTGGTTCTAAAAAATCTTTGGTACACGGCACTGTCATGTCGAAAGTGCTGTTTCAGCACAGCACCATCACCGGCATCGTATTGCTACCACTCATGCTCTACCATGCCCTGCAATTGATTGCTGCCAGCATCATAGCGCAGCGTATGGCTCGACGGAAAGAAGGATAACTTTTTTAGGTCTGCCCCGTCTATTCTTTTTTCGCAAAAGAATACTATTCAGAGAATCAATCTGTGAGGCAATTTCTATATTCATTCGTTAGTCCGTAGCGTCAACATGTTGACATCTACGGACTAGCGAATGAACAAACTTTACCGGCTTCCGATTAACACTTTATAGCCCTAAATCGCAAATTCTTTACGAATAATTTCTGCTCCTGCGCTTAAAGCACTTAACTTACCTCGTGCTACGTCGCGAGACAAAGGAGCCATACCACAGTTTGTCGAAGGGTAAAGGTTTTCTATATCCACAAACTCAAGCGTTTTACGCAGGGTATTAGCTACTTCTTCAGGAGTTTCGATCGTGTTGCTTGCCACATCAATGGCACCGACCATTACCTTCTTCCCACGAACCAGTTCAATTAAATTTAAAGGCACATTCGAGTTGTGGCATTCCAACGATACGATATCAATATTAGATTTCTGTATTTTCGGAAAAATCTCTTCGTATTGACGCCACTCGGATCCTAATGTCTTTTTCCAGTCGTTATTCGCCTGTATACCATAGCCGTAGCAGATATGCACTGCAGTCTCGCATTTTAAGCCTTCAATGGCTCTTTCTAGCGCTGCCATGCCCCAATCGTTAACTTCGTCAAAAAACACATTGAATGCAGGTTCATCAAACTGAATAATATCTACCCCTGCCTCTTGCAGCGCTCTTGCTTCCTCATTGAGTGCCTTCGCGAATTCCCAAGCCAATTTTTCTCGGCTTTTATAATGGTCATCGTATAACGTATCCACCATAGTCATAGGCCCCGGTAAAGCCCATTTTATAGGTTTATTAGTCTGCTGACGTAAGAATTTAGCATCATCAACAAAGACTGCTTTTTGACGAGCAACCTCCCCCACAACAATAGGAACACTCGCATCATAACGATCACGAATTTTTACGACTTTTCGATTTTCAAAGTCTACACCACTTAAGTGTTCGATAAAAGTGGTCACAAAATGTTGACGTGTTTGCTCACCATCACTAATGATATCAACCCCTGCCAATTGCTGCTCTTGCAACGAAATACGCAAAGCATCTTGTTTTCCCTCGATTAACTGATCGCCCTCTAACTTCCAAGGTGACCATAGCTTCTCCGGTGGTGCAAGCCAAGCGGGTTTCGGTAAACTTCCCACAATTGAGGTGGGCACTAATTTCTTCATATAAAGCGTATTTTAATATATTATATTGATGAAAGAGCGAAGTTGGTAGACCACTCTTCTAAAGCACTTCTGTGCGGTTTAATGAAATGCTCTTCTGCAAATTTACCTTGTTGTATAGCTAACTGACTGCGCTCTTCTCGGTTGTACACAATTTTTGTTAACGAATGGTCCTGATTTTTCAAACTAGGCTTATAACACACACCTGCGGCAGCATTAGCATTATAAATTTCAGGTCTGTAAATCCTCTGAAACGTTTCCATTGTACTAATGGTGCTAATTAATTCAAGATTTGTATAATCAGCTAGTAGGTCTCCAAAGAAGAAGAATGTCAAAGGTGCGGCGCTATTAGCTGGCATAAAATACCTGACCTGCAAGCCCATTTTTTTGAAGTATTGCTCTGTTAAAGATGAATCATTGGGCAGGTATTCATAACCTAATATCGGATGATGATTTCCTGTCCGATTATACGTCTTATTATCGGATACACTCAAACAGATAACAGGCGCTTTGTTAAAATGCTGTTTGTACGTTTCTGAAGCCACAAAATGCTTGAATATATTGCCATGTAGATCCCCAAAACCTTCAGGAATGCTAAATTTATCTTTACCCTTGTTATGCTCTAACAGCAATACGCTAAAATCATAATCGCGCACGTAAGAGGAAAAGTTATTTCCAACAATACCCTCAATGCGTTTGCCGGTATAGTGGTCGATAATATGCGTTTTTAAAATCTCAATTGATGGGAATGTCGTACCGCTACCATCGATATCAATATCAACAGAAACAATCTCTAATTCAACTGCATAGCGATCGCCATTAGGATTATCCCAATTTGCCAAGCTATTAAAACGATTATTTATCATATTAATAGTATTGCGCAAATTTTCTTGACGACTTTCGCCTCTTGCCAAGTTAGCAAAGTTGGTCGTGGTACGTGTACTATTGGCTGGTATATAGTCCTCATTAAAATAAATGCTCTTTAAGGAGAACGTAAAATCAGATTTGATGGCATGCAGCGTGTTTTCCATATCTTCGTTTAATTTATTCTTGAATTCTCCTTCATGATCATCTTCATGCTATTAAATTCAGTTATTTTGTCTTACAAATTTCAAAATAAAAGATGAATTAATCTAATTTACCTTCAAATCAGACAATTATTCTTTTACAGCGTTTGCAAAAGATAAATATACTTTTTCCGACCATAAAAACTAAATAAAACAGATAATTTTTCTTGGCAGACTTAGCAGTATTCGACTTTGGGCTGTCTAAAATACCGCTTCCCTATTAGTACCAGGCCTTTGTGAAAAAACATGAATGTGCAGATCTTAGGTTATCCGCCGACAAAGTGGGATCGCAAACAGTACACGATTGAACCGAACAAAATCGATATTCAGGATTTTATAATTCGAAAAACCAAATAAATCAGGTAAATTAACCTCGTTTTACCGTTCATGCAAAACAAAAAACTATAAAAAAGCTAAAAATAACGATATGAAAGAAAATCAGTCTGTAGATGGTGTAGATAGCATTGACCTACAATTACTAAACATACTGCATAATAACTCAAATATCACGACAAAGGAACTTGCACAAATGGTAAACCTTTCTGCCTCGCCGGTATTTGAACGCGTAAAACGTTTGGAAAAAAAAGGTTATATTAAAAAATACATTGCCATACTGGATGCCGAAAAGCTAAATCAGGGCTTTACGGTATTTTGTAACATTAAACTAAAACAGCACGACCGCAGCATAGGGCATAGATTTGTAGAAGATATCATGGAAATTGACGAGATTATAGAATGCTACAACATTTCCGGCGACTATGATTTCCTTTTAAAGGTAACCGTGCGCGACATGAAACATTACCAGGATTTTGTGTTTAACAAGCTTGGTTCTGTCGATAGTATAGGCAGTACACACAGTACTTTCGTTATGGCTGAAATAAAAAACACGTATGGCGCATCAGTGATCTAGCAGAGCTTTGCTGAAAGCATTATTTATATATCATGAAGCATCCATGAAATCCAATGCTCGTCTCACAAACGCATCGCTCCGGTTTTTCACTTTAAAGTAAGCCTCTCTGCCGAAGTAAAAGCGTCCCACCAATGCTTCAATATCGCTCTCGATAACTTTTCGAAGATCATTCTTCTTCCGATCAGATATCAAAAATCCTTCTCCACGAACGAAGTCAATGAATCGATGATACTCATTATCCGGCAAATGGTAACCCTGAAGAAAATTATCAATCGAATAAGCTGGCAGCTTCTTGGTAAAACGCGCATAAACAAATTGCTCGATAAAGCTATATTGAATCAAATCTTGGTAGAACAAGCTCAAAGCGTTGGAATCAACCGGAACCACCACATCGGGCAGGATACCGCCCCCACTATACACCGGCTTACCAGCTTGGGTTTTAAAGGTTTTTCCATGCGCATAGAGTGTATCCAGCGCCCATAGGCCTTCATACATATTATTGAAATCGACCATATTGGACCAATTCGGACTATATTTCTTTTGGATACTTCTACCTAAGGGTGTAAAGTAACGAGCGATACTAAGATTTACTGTCGAGCCATCAGAAAAATCATACTGCTCCTGAACAATACCTTTGCCATAGGATCTTCTACCAATGATTGCTCCACGATCCCAATCTTGCACGGCACCTGCTACGATCTCACTGGCGGATGCCGTATTTTCATTGATCAAAACAGCCAGCTCTCCACTGGAAAAATTACCACCCTCATCGGAGAAATAATCTTGTTTCTCTTCGTGTGCACCCTCCGTATAAACAACCAACCGTCGATCACTGAAAAACTCACTCGCCATCTTGATGGCCATATGAAAATAACCTCCACCATTGTCTCGAAGGTCGAGAATAAGCTTCTTGGCACCTTGCTTTTTCAACTCCACCACCGCTTGACGGAACTCATCACCGGTGTTAATACCGAACCTTCGTACCTTGACATACCCAACCCCTGGCCGTATCATGTAGACCACGTCCAACGAACTTACCGTTACCTGATCGCGCACCACTTTAATTGGTTTTGGTAGTTCGTCGAAATCTCGTTTAATATGAATGTTTAGGGAAGTACCCCGTCGGCCACGAATAAGTTTCTCCACGCTTTCTCTGGAAATATTGATTCCTGCGACCGTTTTGTTGCCAATCTTCAACAGTTTATCACCCACACGAAAGCCTGCTTTTTCCGCAGGTCCACCACTGATCAAGGAAACGATCATCAGGGTGTCATTCAAATTGAAATATTCCATTCCAATCCCTTCAAATGTACCTTCTAAGATTTCCGTTTGCCGTTGTGATTCATTTGGCACGAGATAACTGGAATAAGGATCCAGATGCGAAATGATGTGGTTGATGGCACCATTCTGCACGGAGTCTACATTAACACTATCCACATAACTGTCGGCCACCAAGTCCAACAGCTGTTGTATCTTCCAAGTATTATTGGATAAACCAATGGGCACCAAACTATTCCCAGGCTTGCTGCCCTGCTCGTCCACATAGTTCTGTCCCAACAGGATGCCCAGTAGCAACACTGCGGCGTATGTAGCTGCGACAAATAGATTTCGTTTAGTACCTTTCTGCATGTATAAATTCGTTTGCAAAATTAAATAGTTTTCTTCAATTTGCGCGGTAAATTAACACGTATTTGCTTAAAATACACTTAAAAACGACTATTGTTTCGTAATGATCCCGTAATATTTGAAAGTGCTGGCAGATAATTTCTTTTTTCCATTTCACATCAGCAATTTTGCATGTAACTTTATCCATCGTTGGACAACTAAAAGACATCAGCTTTGCACGAAATAGAACCCTACTATAATTGGCGCGACGATTACATCGCAGCAGAAGACGAGAAATCGCCATTTTACGGCGTCATTTATAGCGAATTTGAATTTGATAAGAAGATCTATAACTTTCTCCTCCATCCGCAATGGGACGATTTTGGATCCCAAACCTTATACATCAAGATTCTCTATGTTGATTATGATAAGGGATTTTGCATTATGGAATTTATCGGAGAATGGAATGACGCCATTTACAACGACATCATGCTCTTAAAACGCGAAGTCATTGACATGCTTATCGCCGAAGGTATCGACAAATTTCTATTGATCGGAGAGAATGTGCTTAATTTTCATGGATCGGACGATTCCTATTACGAAGAGTGGTATGAAGACAGTAGCGATGGTTGGATTGTGGCCCTGAATTTTAGGGAGCACGTCATACAGGAATTTAAATCGCACGGCATCGATTACTACATACATTTTGGCGGCGAGTTAAACACCTTTCCTTGGCGCACATTGAAGCCAAAACAACTGTACCACCATATTCAGGAGCGCATCAACAAAAGGCTCGGGATGTAGCGATACGTACAAATGAGCGGGGTAATTGTACCCGCTTCTCTATTATTTTCATTAACTTTGTTAGCAAATAAATACGTTAAAATTATGTCATTCAGAATAGAAAAAGACACGATGGGCGAAGTACAGGTTCCTGCAGATAAATACTGGGGAGCACAGACTGAGCGTTCACGTAACAATTTTAAGATTGGACCTTCGGCATCTATGCCAAAAGAAATTATCGAAGGCTTTGCCTACCTTAAGAAAGCAGCTGCCTATGCAAATCATGAGCTTGGTGTCCTACCGGTAGAAAAACGCGATGCCATTGCAGCTGTTTGTGATGAAATTCTCGCTGGAAAACTTGACGATGAGTTTCCGCTGGTTATTTGGCAAACAGGATCTGGCACCCAATCCAACATGAATGTGAATGAGGTTGTCGCCAACCGCGCGCAAGTGTTGGCTGGCGGAAAGATAGGCGAAGGGGAACCCGTATTAAAAGCGAACGATGATGTGAACAAATCCCAATCATCGAACGACACATTCCCTACAGGCATGCACATCGCTGCCTACAAAGCCGTAGTTGAAGTTACTATTCCAGGTGTAGAAAAATTGCGCGATACGTTGCAACGCAAATCGGACGAATTCATGCAGGTCGTGAAAATTGGACGTACCCATTTAATGGATGCTACACCAGTGACATTGGGCCAAGAACTATCCGGCTATGTTGCCCAGTTGAACTACGGTATCAAAGCGGTAAAGAATACGCTCGCTCACCTATCCGAACTAGCGTTGGGCGGTACTGCTGTAGGAACCGGATTGAATGCGCCCAAAGGATATGATGTCTTGGTCGCAAAATATATTGCCGAATTTACGAGCTTGCCATTCGTGACCGCTCCAAATAAATTTGAGGCTCTAGCGGCACACGATGCAATCGTAGAGACACATGGCGCCTTAAAACAGCTTGCCGTGTCCTTAAACAAAATTGCTAACGACATCCGTATGTTGGCGTCTGGCCCGCGTTCAGGTATCGGCGAGATATTGATCCCGGAAAATGAACCCGGATCGTCCATCATGCCAGGAAAGGTAAACCCTACGCAATGTGAAGCCCTAACGATGGTTGCTGCACAGGTAATGGGTAACGATGTTGCCATCACTATTGGAGGCACGCAAGGACATTATGAATTGAATGTATTCAAACCTGTCATGGCCGCCAATTTCCTACAGTCGGCGCGCTTAATCGGTGATGCCTGTGTGTCTTTTGAAGAACATTGCGCGATCGGAATCGAGCCAAATTACGCCCGCATTGAGGAATTGGTAAACAACTCCCTTATGCTTGTTACAGCATTAAACACGAAAATTGGGTATTACAAAGCGGCTGAAATCGCACAAACAGCCCACAAAAACAACTCCACCCTAAAGGAGACAGCCATTGCTTTAGGCTATGTAACGGCTGAAGAATTTGACGAATGGGTAAAACCAGCAGACATGGTTGGAAGCTTAAAATAAATAGGTGATAGATCTATCCGGACAAAAGATAAAGATAACAGCATGCTTGACGATTATGGCGAGCATGCTGTTTGTTGTAAGCAGCTGTGTGCGTCATTCGGAAATGCAAACCGAAGGAGCTGACTTCCTGCAAGGTGTTTGGGTGCAGGACAGTATTCCGCATCAGTCCCAAATGATGGATTACACCTTGCACGAATTTAAGTTTATTTGCGACTCGGTATATACAACGATGCATGTTAATGCTAGCGTGCAGCGCATTCCCGACTCCTGCTACAAAGATGGCGAATGGACCGAGTATGCGAAAGGAGTCTATGTGATGCGTGGCGATAGCTTGATTGGCGAAGGCATTTACACCAAAGAGAACGGCAAATACAAGACGGCAGGATGCTATAAAACAGGCACCTACCTACCTCGTTACCGTGTCGCTTACCATGATGCAGATTCGTTGGTTCTAGAAAGTCGCTTTGACCAAAGACGCCTCGTCCTGCGTAAAATACATAGCATATCTTGTGTGCCCAAACGGCGGTGGGAAGATTAAGAATCTAGATCAATATAAAAAGCGTTTGTCCGACATGAACAAACGCTTTTTTTATCAAACACGGATCTCTGTCCTATGGACAGATGCCATTAATTGATCAATTTATTATCATCGGTAGATGACTTCAACAAATGTGTTTTCAAGTCGCTCTCGGCTTGAATCAATTCCTGCTCCACGACTTTACGCTTCTCACGTCCTTCACGCTGTATCTGCAGCACCTGCTCAATGGTAGAAACGATATCCTGATTAGCCTTCTTGATCGTCTCGATATCAACGATGCCACGCTCGGTTTCTTTTGCAATATTGATTGTCGATTCCTTCAACATTTCCGAATTCCTCCGCAGCAGCTCATTAGTGGCATCAGTCACCGCTTTTTGAGCTTCCAACGCTTTTTGCGAATGAGCAATACCAAGCGTCAATACCATTTGGTTTTTCCATAAAGGAATAGTATTCACCAATGACGACTGAATTTTCTCCATCAAGGAAGAACTGTTATTCTGTATCAAACGGATTTGTGGAGCAGTTTGCAAGACGACCATCCGCGTTAGCTTAAGGTCATGCACCTTACGCTCAAAACGTACAACATGTTGTTCCATGTCTTTATATTGCTGAATCTTATGCTGATCGCCAGACTCTTCCGCCTCGGCCTTCATTTGCGGTAAGGTGACGCTGTGCACTTCCTCCAACTTCTCTTCACCAGCAGCAATATACAGCGATAGTTCCTTGAAGAAATTTTGGTTTTCGACAAACAGTTTATCGAAGATGTTGACGTCCTTCGCCAGATTCTTGTAGTGGCCTTCCAACTTAAGCTCAATCTGATGAATGTTTTTCTCTACACTTTGGTACTCTGTACGCATACGTTGCAACTTCTTCTTCAGATTGTCGAAAAATGGTATCAAAGGCTTTTTATTCAGATTCTCATCAAACGATTTGATGTCGGAACGAAGGTTTAGGAGAATATCCTCTGCCCCACCCATATCCTTAGTACGCACCTGCTTTAAGATCTCATTGGAGAAATTACTCACCTTAGTTTGACTTCCCACGCCATATTGAATGACGTCGGTGGTCGAGGTCAAGTTAATCTTGCTCTTATATTGTTGAATTTGGGATTTCTCCTCATCGGTAAAATTTACAGCTACCGACTTGTTCTTATCTTTCTGGTTTTCTTCGTATGTGGTTAAATCGAGATTTGCCATCATCTATTCGTTTAAAAGGTTTCTATTTTTTAAGCTTTGAATGTATACATCTGTTTCCGCAGATACATCTAAAATACCAGATTTAAACTGGTTGGTCACTTCCTGCTCTATCGCTATTGCGGCTTTCGCAATAACATCTTCTAACTTTTTCTTCGACTCCATCGTCACGCTGTTATTCAGTCGCGAGTTTTCGATCTCGTCATATTTCATCAAGACGTTAACCACGGTAGCATGTCGCACCAAAAATTTCTCAGCTTCCATCTTGTCGTTACTTTCCAAGAGTTGAAAAAGATGTATTATTTTATCTATGTTTTGATGGATCGCTCGATTATCGATCTCCTTTCTCCAATGGATAAGTCGCTCGATGAACAGCTGCGGCGTGTCCAGCACCGCTTGTGGCAGCTGCTGCACCCGATTGCGCGAGGCCGCCGTTGGAATCCAAGCCAACGGCCGGATCTCAGCGAGCTCCAAACGTTGTAGGTAGGGCTTCGCGCGGTTTAACAGCAGACCATTACCAACGATATAGGATGTCACAGATCCGCCCAATGTAAGCAACATCGCCTGCGACAACGTCCCAAAAAAATAGATGAAAGACGCAAATAACGCCAGCTCTACCATCAATAGTGCGATTCCCATGGCATACCAAGAGCGTATTTTACTCTTGCGCGCCTGGTTAAGCATTACAAATGGAAAAATATGGACAGGCAAGGGAACGAACATCACAATAGATATGAAGGTCCAGGTCAATTGCTGTAGCTCCCAGCGTCTAGATTTCTTTGTAGCGAATCCCATTCTGCAATTTACTTATTTTTTTTAATTCCTTATGCTATAACTTAGTAGCTTTGATCAATTCTCATTCCAATGCCAGCGATCGGCACAAAACCCCCTTTTCCGAATACTGTTTTATGCTCCGAGACAGACAAACTGACCACTTAACAAGGTCTAATCCACTAACCACGGAAAAAATAGCAGCTTATCCGATCAAAAAATAAATTACCTTTAGCCATGCAAAAGCCGATTCCATACCTCGTCACGCTACGAATACTTGCTACTTTTCTAGTTATCCTGATCCACGCCTCTACCGGATACTTGAATCAATTTAACGCCACCTCCTTGGAGTGGAATTATGCCAACGTCCTGAACAGTATGTCTCGATTCTCGGTTCCCCTATTCCTCATGATCTCTGGAGCGCTGCTATTGAACAAACAGGAAGACAGTTTGGTTTTTTACAGAAAACGCATGACTCGGATTCTATGGCCTTTCCTATTTTGGATCGCGGTATACCTGCTGTATTATTTTTACAGGTATACCAACTTTGAAGTACTGCCCGCTCAGCGCGTTATCGAGATCAGCATCGACAAGATACTACATGGTCCCAGCGCACATCTATGGTTTCTATACATGATCCTAGGTGTATACCTCGCTATCCCTTTTCTCCGGATCCTCGTGCAACACGCATCACACCGCGACCTCTATATCCTGTTGGGTCTATGGGCGGCATCACTGCTTATCATGAACAAAAGCTACGCTTCCTACATGCCAAAAATTGACCTCACATTCTTTTCCGGTTACCTAGGCTATACTTTGTTGGGCTATCTTTTGGCAAATAGAGAATGGAGGATTTCCACTCCTGTGCTCATCATCTCCATCCTACTGCTCATCCTATTTAACACCTTGGGAACTTGGCAATACAGTGCATCGATTAACAAGTTTTCTCCTGCTTTTTACGGCTACCTCGGGCCGAACAACGCGGTGCTAGCTAGCCTCGTATTCCTACTTTGCAAGAGGCTTTGCGTACAACCTCCTTCCTCTTGGCTTCAAACACTAGACAACCACAGCTTTGGCATCTATCTGGTGCACATCATCGTGCTTAACTATGTTCATCCATTGGTTAACCTGCCAATCTTCTATAAAATTCCGATCGCTACGCTGGTAACCTTTATCGGGTCCTTTGTGGCCACCTACTTGATTCGAAAAATACCTTATGGAAGCGTTATCAGTGGCTAATTGCATCTGTCCGCGTCCTTGAACGTCGTCTGCCACGGCCAAACAAAACGTGCGCAATAAATGCCAACGCGCTAAATGTTGTACCGACGATACAAACGCCTGCCCAACCGTTGTACTGCCAAGCAAGTGCTGCCAAATAAGTTCCCAATGAGCCTCCTATAAAATAACAGACCATATAGACGGTATTCAACCTGCTCGTTGCGTCAGTCGGAATAGAGAAATAATCTGTCTGGTTCATAATATGGGAACTTTGGAGACCAAGGTCGACCAAGATAATTCCGATGATCAAGCCCGTATAGGTGTGCTGCCCAAAATAAATGAAAGCCCAGCTGAGCAATAGGATTAGAATCGCTCCATAAATCAACTGGTACACGGAGAAACGCTGGTTAAATCGCCCCACAAACGCGGCTGCAAATGCGCCTACGGCACCAATAAGCCCAAAACTCCCCACCACGGAAGATCCCGCATGGAAAGGAGCTCCTTCCATATGAAAGACCAAAGTAGTGAATACCGCCGACATCGCGCCAAATCCCATTGCTCCCCGAAAGGAAGCCAATTGCAGCTTAGGTTCGGTTTTTGCCAAATGCCATACCGATTTCATTAACGATCCGTATGAACCTTTAAAATTAGGCTTTATCTCGGGTAGAAAAAACCACACCAACAACCACGTTAATACCATCGTCCCCGCAGCCAATTCAAACATGGATCGCCATCCCCAATACTCCCCGACGATACCGCTCAGAAAACGAGATAACAGGATACCCATGAGCAAACCCGACATCACCAAGCCAATACTGGAGGATTTCTTTTCAGGAGTAGCCAACACCGCGGCCATAGGCACAAAAATCTGCGGAATAACGGAAGTAACCCCGATAAGAAAACTAGCGATGTAGAGTAGCCAAAGTTGTTGTGCAAAAGCCATCAACAGCAATGCCGCGATAACGAACAGCAAATCGATTAATATCAGTCGCTTACGAAGCAATTTATCGCCTAGTGGCACAATAAACAAAAGACCACAGGCATAGCCCAATTGTGTCAGTACAGAAATCTTGCTTACCGTTCCCTCAGCCACTTTAAAATCGCTGGCTATTAAGCCTAACAAGGGTTGATTATAATAGTTGTTTGCCACCACCAAGCCTGACAAGATCGTCATTAGCCAGAGAACAGTGCTGGTAAGTTGGGGTTTTGTTTCTTCGGTATGCATACAGTGGTATCTAGAGGCGCCAAGGTAACCAATAAACAAAAAGCCCACAACCAATGTGTGGGCTTTAAACTGTAATTTTACATTACGCTTTCTTTTTATAGATATAATTATCTGCTAAGTCACCTTCGATCACTTTTCCGTCTTGATCCAAATGAAACAGTTGGTTCTCGCCCACCTTCAACTTAAGGTCGGTGTCCTTTCCTTTCAGGTGGATGACCGATCCGTTATCATGCCACATAATCTTACCATTGTCTTCGATCGTTTTCCCGCGATCTAAATATTCACTGCTAATCCGGAAGGTTTCATCCTTATTAATGACGATGCTTGTCTTAATCCCGGGACAGTCGGCACAAGGGATTGTTGCTTCATATGTTCCGGCCCAATCAATAGATTTTTGAGAGTTATCGCCAGTAGTTACTGCTTCGCTCCCTACCGAAGAGGTATCAGTCGATCCAGTCTCTCCAGAGGATGACAAATCCACGCAAGAGAACAAAGATGTACAAATAAGGACTAAACCCAACATTTTTTTCATAACA
This genomic window contains:
- a CDS encoding bile acid:sodium symporter family protein; translation: MKKLLAVLSKAGFDGFLLMIAIMILLAYFLPQPGMVKEPVSLEEIANAGVSLIFLFYGMRLSVEKLKAGLANWKMHIIVQLTTFLFFPLIVLASRPLFVNTDFELLWLGVFFLAALPSTVSSSVVMVSIAKGNIPAAIFNASISSLIGVVVTPLWVGLFIASATGDFDVTDIVIKLILQVLLPVIIGIALNARFGATAEKYKKQLKMFDQAVILTIIYTSFCKSFSEHLFEGFTALELAGLAMGMMVLFFAVFLCIGLLSRLFGFSDEDRITVLFCGSKKSLVHGTVMSKVLFQHSTITGIVLLPLMLYHALQLIAASIIAQRMARRKEG
- a CDS encoding methionine synthase gives rise to the protein MKKLVPTSIVGSLPKPAWLAPPEKLWSPWKLEGDQLIEGKQDALRISLQEQQLAGVDIISDGEQTRQHFVTTFIEHLSGVDFENRKVVKIRDRYDASVPIVVGEVARQKAVFVDDAKFLRQQTNKPIKWALPGPMTMVDTLYDDHYKSREKLAWEFAKALNEEARALQEAGVDIIQFDEPAFNVFFDEVNDWGMAALERAIEGLKCETAVHICYGYGIQANNDWKKTLGSEWRQYEEIFPKIQKSNIDIVSLECHNSNVPLNLIELVRGKKVMVGAIDVASNTIETPEEVANTLRKTLEFVDIENLYPSTNCGMAPLSRDVARGKLSALSAGAEIIRKEFAI
- a CDS encoding DUF1852 domain-containing protein, with product MENTLHAIKSDFTFSLKSIYFNEDYIPANSTRTTTNFANLARGESRQENLRNTINMINNRFNSLANWDNPNGDRYAVELEIVSVDIDIDGSGTTFPSIEILKTHIIDHYTGKRIEGIVGNNFSSYVRDYDFSVLLLEHNKGKDKFSIPEGFGDLHGNIFKHFVASETYKQHFNKAPVICLSVSDNKTYNRTGNHHPILGYEYLPNDSSLTEQYFKKMGLQVRYFMPANSAAPLTFFFFGDLLADYTNLELISTISTMETFQRIYRPEIYNANAAAGVCYKPSLKNQDHSLTKIVYNREERSQLAIQQGKFAEEHFIKPHRSALEEWSTNFALSSI
- a CDS encoding Lrp/AsnC family transcriptional regulator, whose translation is MKENQSVDGVDSIDLQLLNILHNNSNITTKELAQMVNLSASPVFERVKRLEKKGYIKKYIAILDAEKLNQGFTVFCNIKLKQHDRSIGHRFVEDIMEIDEIIECYNISGDYDFLLKVTVRDMKHYQDFVFNKLGSVDSIGSTHSTFVMAEIKNTYGASVI
- a CDS encoding S41 family peptidase, giving the protein MQTNLYMQKGTKRNLFVAATYAAVLLLGILLGQNYVDEQGSKPGNSLVPIGLSNNTWKIQQLLDLVADSYVDSVNVDSVQNGAINHIISHLDPYSSYLVPNESQRQTEILEGTFEGIGMEYFNLNDTLMIVSLISGGPAEKAGFRVGDKLLKIGNKTVAGINISRESVEKLIRGRRGTSLNIHIKRDFDELPKPIKVVRDQVTVSSLDVVYMIRPGVGYVKVRRFGINTGDEFRQAVVELKKQGAKKLILDLRDNGGGYFHMAIKMASEFFSDRRLVVYTEGAHEEKQDYFSDEGGNFSSGELAVLINENTASASEIVAGAVQDWDRGAIIGRRSYGKGIVQEQYDFSDGSTVNLSIARYFTPLGRSIQKKYSPNWSNMVDFNNMYEGLWALDTLYAHGKTFKTQAGKPVYSGGGILPDVVVPVDSNALSLFYQDLIQYSFIEQFVYARFTKKLPAYSIDNFLQGYHLPDNEYHRFIDFVRGEGFLISDRKKNDLRKVIESDIEALVGRFYFGREAYFKVKNRSDAFVRRALDFMDAS
- the fumC gene encoding class II fumarate hydratase, producing MSFRIEKDTMGEVQVPADKYWGAQTERSRNNFKIGPSASMPKEIIEGFAYLKKAAAYANHELGVLPVEKRDAIAAVCDEILAGKLDDEFPLVIWQTGSGTQSNMNVNEVVANRAQVLAGGKIGEGEPVLKANDDVNKSQSSNDTFPTGMHIAAYKAVVEVTIPGVEKLRDTLQRKSDEFMQVVKIGRTHLMDATPVTLGQELSGYVAQLNYGIKAVKNTLAHLSELALGGTAVGTGLNAPKGYDVLVAKYIAEFTSLPFVTAPNKFEALAAHDAIVETHGALKQLAVSLNKIANDIRMLASGPRSGIGEILIPENEPGSSIMPGKVNPTQCEALTMVAAQVMGNDVAITIGGTQGHYELNVFKPVMAANFLQSARLIGDACVSFEEHCAIGIEPNYARIEELVNNSLMLVTALNTKIGYYKAAEIAQTAHKNNSTLKETAIALGYVTAEEFDEWVKPADMVGSLK
- a CDS encoding fumarate hydratase, translating into MIDLSGQKIKITACLTIMASMLFVVSSCVRHSEMQTEGADFLQGVWVQDSIPHQSQMMDYTLHEFKFICDSVYTTMHVNASVQRIPDSCYKDGEWTEYAKGVYVMRGDSLIGEGIYTKENGKYKTAGCYKTGTYLPRYRVAYHDADSLVLESRFDQRRLVLRKIHSISCVPKRRWED